From Trichoplusia ni isolate ovarian cell line Hi5 chromosome 8, tn1, whole genome shotgun sequence, one genomic window encodes:
- the LOC113496606 gene encoding venom carboxylesterase-6-like, whose protein sequence is MLLLFSIASVLSLALGQLQTPEVTIRQGKVIGSVASDGRYYEFHGIPYADSTSGIHRFKAPLPAPNFQSDFIANRKDIKCVRPLGVGYEGTEDCLVANIFTESISVTSQLPVMVWIKGKEFDKTHEEDLSFKNFVDKGIVVVSLNYRESVLGFLCLGTENAPGNAGLKDIIAGLKWVQENIAQFGGNPNEITLFGHGSGAAAVDLVTLSPMAEGLVHRAISQSGNAMAPWAVSRDNLKYAIQVAEGLGHVVTNVKELSNIFTRTSVAALMGIINELELTDNSLAFSPCIEKPDLENVEPFLTKTPKQIIDDGTFLQIPVIIGFVHNEGTIRAEEAFNDDWLTRMEESFTDFLQPDLQFSGDADEASVAERIKHFYFGDDSINLSHIGQYIKYHGHTMIMISSVREARNRASQSSVTTPTYLYQYSYKGTLGVELEDPLNLDSAAHSDELAYLFYTGTTGQAPERDLAVRDILVERWSNFAKTGEPTSTTSDIVWRPFTAVNSYFLHILADTDIGTRSSLESSLVNPYGTDIFFWEDIYSKHFLDAESSWVITDRNEDENDPTTAAPTTAAPPTDAPATDAPAATTPAPDGDATTEAPSSASTAVGYTLLIVTLFTLLSHLHSSQLLS, encoded by the exons ATGTTATTACTATTTTCTATTGCTTCGGTGTTATCATTGGCCTTAGGCCAATTGCAAACTCCAGAAGTGACCATACGTCAGGGAAAAGTGATAGGATCTGTGGCCTCCGATGGAAGATACTATGAATTCCACGGCATTCCCTACGCTGACTCTACATCTGGCATTCACAGATTCAAG gcCCCGTTACCTGCTCCTAACTTTCAATCAGACTTCATAGCAAATCGGAAAGATATAAAATGTGTAAGGCCCTTGGGAGTTGGGTACGAGGGTACAGAAGATTGTTTGGTAGCCAACATATTTACGGAGTCAATAAGTGTCACCAGCCAGCTACCAGTCATGGTATGGATTAAAGGGAAAGAATTCGATAAAACGCACGAAGAAGACCTATCGTTCAAAAATTTCGTCGACAAGGGTATTGTTGTGGTTTCCCTGAACTATCGCGAATCTGTTTTGGGATTTTTGTGTCTCGGTACGGAAAATGCGCCTGGTAACGCTGGATTGAAGGACATCATTGCGGGATTAAAATGGGTTCAAGAAAATATTGCACAGTTTGGAGGAAACCCTAATGAAATCACCCTGTTTGGTCATGGCAGCGGAGCAGCTGCTGTTGATTTGGTTACCTTATCTCCTATGGCAGAAGGATTAGTTCATAGAGCCATTTCTCAAAGTGGAAACGCGATGGCTCCTTGGGCTGTATCTAGAGATAACTTAAAATATGCTATACAAGTAGCTGAAGGTCTTGGACATGTAGTGACTAATGTTAAAGaactatcaaatatttttaccagAACCAGTGTAGCAGCTTTAATGGGCATCATTAACGAACTAGAATTAACAGATAACTCATTAGCTTTTTCCCCTTGTATAGAAAAACCAGATCTAGAAAATGTAGAACCATTTCTTACTAAAACTCCTAAGCAAATCATTGATGATGGCACTTTTTTGCAAATTCCTGTCATAATAGGTTTTGTACATAATGAAGGTACTATTAGGGCCGAAGAGGCCTTCAATGACGATTGGTTAACAAGAATGGAAGAATCCTTTACTGATTTCTTACAACCTGACTTACAATTTAGCGGCGACGCTGATGAAGCAAGTGTAGCTGAAcgcataaaacatttttacttcgGAGATGACAGTATAAACTTGTCACATATTGGTCAATATATCAAATATCATGGCCACACAATGATAATGATTTCTAGTGTTAGAGAAGCAAGAAATCGAGCAAGTCAGTCAAGTGTAACGACTCCGACATATTTGTATCAATATTCTTATAAAGGAACTCTTGGAGTAGAACTTGAAGACCCTTTAAATCTTGATTCGGCTGCACATAGCGACGAACTGgcatatttgttttatactgGTACCACCGGACAAGCGCCTGAAAGGGACCTAGCCGTTCGTGACATCCTTGTTGAAAGATGGAGTAACTTTGCTAAAACTGG tgAACCAACTAGTACCACATCTGATATTGTTTGGCGACCGTTTACTGCTGTAAATTCTTATTTCCTGCACATACTTGCCGACACTGACATAGGAACAAGATCTTCTTTGGAATCATCGCTTGTGAATCCTTACGGCACTGATATATTTTTCTGGGAAGATATTTATAGCAAACATTTCTTAGATGCGGAAAGTAGTTGGGTCATAACGGATAGGAATGAAGATGAAAATGACCCCACCACGGCAGCCCCTACTACTGCCGCCCCCCCTACCGATGCGCCTGCGACTGATGCACCTGCTGCTACTACTCCAGCACCAGACGGAGATGCCACCACTGAAGCTCCCAGCTCGGCATCAACCGCTGTCGGCTACACTTTGTTAATAGTTACCCTATTTACATTACTAAGCCACCTTCACTCCTCCCAATTATTATCATAA